From Miscanthus floridulus cultivar M001 chromosome 15, ASM1932011v1, whole genome shotgun sequence, the proteins below share one genomic window:
- the LOC136508208 gene encoding probable GPI-anchored adhesin-like protein PGA55 isoform X1, protein MRKGTKLKRPGKMPPSPSLRRSRSPARETYHKRTNSFGNVLPAKSKDDELALFSDMQKVETESFLLEPSEDFDDSIAKLSYFPEVKLGVNIPAHGESHDLLNADGDKNDYEWLLTPPETPLFRSLDDEENQSITQVSRGRAQSKPIQISRSSTMDNSQRASRSSASPSRLSPSPRSMGRTRSSSSASRSSPPLAVQSQTPSRRSSTPPIAKTLTPPRRSPSPVSRRMSTGSSGPTLNGTRGASPVKPNRRSSSPKLHGWQSNVPGFPFDAPSNLRTSLTDRPVCRSRGGSPSSFSGLEKGSRGRRQSMSPTPSRRANSSHSIERDRMSSYSKASATSSGEDDLDSMQSVPISYSSSPVVKKSLVVMKTRTIASSKNLSKNFTPSSVPKRSFDSALWLMDHRKAPQDRFRPLLSGAPASTFGAGNGIDVHKPMFSHNSSLTTSSNASSYHGATFGSYTPGSQEQRDLVGEWEEDDSSRGHEDIFMFDKLDELNEEAIHYKSTESTDNSLVIVKHLVSGRQDLEGSRRPNQSLCHSTDSSQVGNSKIATCSRCGKLFDAMDVDEEGVYCDVCAAKVGNIFTGSTVQTIGEENQQYDKTAKLKRCIASDPPIPTDCIGYSKEVSLDHQLVNSESYTDCLDQVPPIHSMGHTPQEMLLGQEEKIDAEHRKKHVGDSLGNTNDISFHRSSVTECEETEPTSVGHDLFIRDQMDNHNHGLSQCNETVSETMTSDNSPQLGSTTYQNPKLETTEGTGISVLLVPKSNSNKWPVVEGRALAATSILCSEPYYARDGVSMMKRSFGLDSSSAASSSDLGSSRQSTICFERLRSGKRGDFEKSQISSTMSRQSIASVSDMSICSSSASLCPQSDAVGGSCFPIDTLESSTSRTLISSEENDAFCKDALPSAMEYSSSSQVIADDDSPVDLKSELGDTTVENHSAGRMADVDHTSTNMYSLDTEMPSDTRESSGPEESCMPETEEDTYAISQCNKGSAPGHSSDENNFDDIQMQSEIVQGSAEENRLDDCCMSAISEEDVLISGQEADIRKLPNDEEFCAEVEGSRKQIQRCFTLEEAADTILFCSSIVHDLAYKAATIALENKKESEFVDSIRPTVTIVGGSFPKEESLPKLPHRRTPNRKVKRKRLEGETTTTETTEKDAVAKDSPPVCSASGIARNSDNMKPPKLESKCNCIIM, encoded by the exons ATGCGG AAGGGTACCAAGCTTAAGAGGCCAGGAAAAATGCCACCGTCACCCTCACTGAGGAGATCAAGGTCTCCTGCACGGGAGACTTATCACAAGAGGACCAACAGTTTCGGAAATGTGCTTCCTGCGAAATCAAAGGATGACGAACTCGCTTTGTTCTCTGATATGCAGAAAGTTGAGACGGAGAGCTTCTTACTGGAACCGTCAGAGGATTTTGATGACTCAATCG CAAAATTGAGCTATTTCCCGGAAGTAAAACTTGGTGTTAACATTCCTGCCCATGGAGAAAGCCATGATTTGCTTAATGCGGACGGCGATAAAAATGATTATGAGTG GTTATTAACTCCTCCAGAAACTCCACTTTTTCGATCTTTGGATGACGAAGAAAACCAATCCATCACTCAGGTTTCTAGGGGCAGAGCTCAGAGCAAGCCTATACAAATTTCAAGATCATCCACG ATGGATAATAGTCAAAGAGCTAGTAGAAGCAGTGCAAGCCCAAGTAGGCTTAGCCCATCGCCACGCTCTATGGGAAGGACAAGATCATCTAGTTCAGCTTCTCGCTCTAGCCCACCACTTGCTGTTCAATCACAAACGCCATCACGAAGATCGTCAACCCCTCCGATTGCTAAGACATTAACACCTCCTCGAAGGTCTCCAAGTCCTGTCTCAAGGAGGATGAGTACTGGTTCAAGTGGTCCAACTTTGAATGGAACAAGAGGAGCTTCACCAGTGAAACCTAATCGCAGATCTTCTTCACCAAAGCTGCATGGATGGCAATCAAATGTTCCTGGTTTCCCTTTCGATGCGCCTTCAAACCTTCGCACATCTCTAACTGATCGTCCAGTATGCCGGTCAAGGGGTGGATCACCTTCATCTTTTAGTGGACTAGAAAAGGGTTCAAGAGGTAGAAGACAGTCAATGTCTCCCACTCCATCTAGAAGAGCCAATTCATCTCACAGCATTGAACGGGACCGAATGAGCTCTTACAGCAAAGCTTCTGCAACATCATCTGGTGAGGATGATCTGGATTCTATGCAGTCTGTACCAATTAGCTACTCCAGTAGCCCAGTTGTGAAAAAGAGCTTGGTTGTGATGAAAACCAGAACCATTGCATCATCAAAGAATCTGTCCAAAAATTTCACACCTAGTTCTGTCCCGAAGCGGTCATTTGACTCTGCACTTTGGTTGATG GATCACCGCAAAGCTCCACAAGATAGGTTCCGACCACTTCTATCAGGTGCCCCTGCCAGCACATTTGGGGCTGGGAATGGAATTGATGTGCACAAACCTATGTTCTCACACAATTCCTCTTTGACAACTAGCAGCAATGCAAGCTCTTACCATGGTGCCACTTTTGGCTCTTATACGCCTGGCAGCCAAGAGCAACGTGATTTGGTTGGTGAATGGGAAGAAGATGATAGTTCTCGGGGTCATGAGGAtatatttatgtttgataaattGGATGAGCTAAATGAAGAAGCCATTCATTACAAGAGCACGGAATCTACGGATAATTCACTGGTCATAGTAAAACATCTAGTAAGTGGAAGACAGGACTTGGAAGGAAGCAGAAGACCTAATCAGTCCTTATGCCATTCTACTGATAGTTCTCAGGTTGGCAATAGTAAAATTGCTACTTGCTCTAGATGTGGGAAGTTATTTGATGCGATGGATGTGGATGAAGAGGGTGTCTATTGTGATGTATGTGCTGCAAAGGTTGGGAATATCTTCACTGGTTCTACTGTACAAACTATAGGAGAAGAAAACCAGCAATATGATAAAACTGCAAAATTGAAACGTTGCATCGCATCTGATCCTCCCATACCCACAGATTGTATAGGCTATAGCAAAGAAGTATCTCTTGATCATCAACTAGTGAACAGTGAATCTTACACTGATTGCCTGGATCAGGTCCCTCCAATTCACTCAATGGGTCACACACCTCAGGAAATGCTACTGGGGCAGGAGGAAAAGATAGACGCAGAGCATAGAAAGAAACATGTTGGGGACTCATTAGGAAATACAAACGATATTTCCTTTCATCGATCTAGTGTGACTGAATGTGAAGAAACAGAACCAACATCTGTGGGGCATGACCTTTTCATCCGAGACCAAATGGATAACCATAATCATGGATTGTCCCAATGTAATGAAACTGTCTCTGAAACTATGACCAGTGACAATTCTCCACAACTGGGATCAACTACATATCAAAATCCTAAACTTGAAACTACTGAGGGTACTGGGATATCAGTATTGTTAGTCCCTAAGTCAAACAGCAATAAATGGCCTGTTGTAGAAGGGAGGGCCCTGGCTGCTACAAGTATTCTCTGTTCAGAACCCTATTATGCAAGAGATGGTGTCAGTATGATGAAGCGTAGCTTTGGACTGGACAGCTCTTCAGCTGCTTCTTCCAGTGATCTCGGGTCTTCGAGGCAATCAACTATATGTTTTGAGCGCCTTAGGAGTGGTAAGAGGGGTGACTTTGAGAAGTCTCAGATAAGCAGTACTATGAGTCGTCAAAGCATTGCTTCTGTGTCAGATATGTCAATTTGTAGCTCTTCAGCTTCACTTTGCCCTCAGAGTGATGCAGTAGGAGGTTCCTGTTTCCCAATTGACACTTTGGAAAGCAGTACTTCAAGAACATTGATCTCTTCTGAAGAAAATGATGCTTTTTGTAAGGATGCTTTGCCAAGTGCTATGGAATATTCGTCTTCTTCACAGGTTATTGCCGATGATGACAGTCCCGTTGACTTGAAAAGTGAGCTAGGAGATACAACAGTTGAGAATCATAGTGCTGGCAGAATGGCTGACGTGGATCATACCAGTACAAATATGTATTCTTTAGATACTGAAATGCCAAGTGATACCCGAGAGTCATCAGGCCCAGAGGAAAGTTGCATGCCTGAAACTGAAGAGGATACTTATGCCATCAGTCAGTGCAATAAAGGTAGTGCCCCCGGACATTCAAGTGATGAGAACAACTTTGATGATATTCAAATGCAGTCCGAAATAGTTCAGGGTTCAGCTGAGGAAAACAGATTGGATGATTGTTGCATGTCTGCCATCTCCGAGGAGGACGTGTTGATTTCTGGACAAGAAGCTGACATAAGGAAACTTCCCAATGATG AAGAATTTTGTGCGGAAGTAGAAGGATCAAGGAAACAAATCCAGAGATGCTTCACATTGGAAGAGGCTGCTGATACAATTCTCTTCTGTAGTTCTATTGTCCATGACCTTGCATACAAGGCTGCGACTATTGCATTGGAAAACAAGAAGGAATCAGAGTTTGTCGACTCTATTCGCCCAACTGTTACAATAGTCGGTGGATCTTTTCCTAAGGAAGAGAGTTTACCAAAGCTGCCTCACAGACGAACTCCAAATCGTAAGGTCAAAAGGAAAAGATTGGAAGGTGAAACAACTACAACGGAAACTACAGAGAAAGATGCTGTTGCGAAAGACTCCCCCCCTGTATGTTCTGCATCGGGTATTGCAAGGAATTCTGAtaatatgaaacctccaaagctGGAGTCCAAGTGCAACTGTATAATCATGTAA
- the LOC136508208 gene encoding probable GPI-anchored adhesin-like protein PGA55 isoform X3 has protein sequence MDNSQRASRSSASPSRLSPSPRSMGRTRSSSSASRSSPPLAVQSQTPSRRSSTPPIAKTLTPPRRSPSPVSRRMSTGSSGPTLNGTRGASPVKPNRRSSSPKLHGWQSNVPGFPFDAPSNLRTSLTDRPVCRSRGGSPSSFSGLEKGSRGRRQSMSPTPSRRANSSHSIERDRMSSYSKASATSSGEDDLDSMQSVPISYSSSPVVKKSLVVMKTRTIASSKNLSKNFTPSSVPKRSFDSALWLMDHRKAPQDRFRPLLSGAPASTFGAGNGIDVHKPMFSHNSSLTTSSNASSYHGATFGSYTPGSQEQRDLVGEWEEDDSSRGHEDIFMFDKLDELNEEAIHYKSTESTDNSLVIVKHLVSGRQDLEGSRRPNQSLCHSTDSSQVGNSKIATCSRCGKLFDAMDVDEEGVYCDVCAAKVGNIFTGSTVQTIGEENQQYDKTAKLKRCIASDPPIPTDCIGYSKEVSLDHQLVNSESYTDCLDQVPPIHSMGHTPQEMLLGQEEKIDAEHRKKHVGDSLGNTNDISFHRSSVTECEETEPTSVGHDLFIRDQMDNHNHGLSQCNETVSETMTSDNSPQLGSTTYQNPKLETTEGTGISVLLVPKSNSNKWPVVEGRALAATSILCSEPYYARDGVSMMKRSFGLDSSSAASSSDLGSSRQSTICFERLRSGKRGDFEKSQISSTMSRQSIASVSDMSICSSSASLCPQSDAVGGSCFPIDTLESSTSRTLISSEENDAFCKDALPSAMEYSSSSQVIADDDSPVDLKSELGDTTVENHSAGRMADVDHTSTNMYSLDTEMPSDTRESSGPEESCMPETEEDTYAISQCNKGSAPGHSSDENNFDDIQMQSEIVQGSAEENRLDDCCMSAISEEDVLISGQEADIRKLPNDEEFCAEVEGSRKQIQRCFTLEEAADTILFCSSIVHDLAYKAATIALENKKESEFVDSIRPTVTIVGGSFPKEESLPKLPHRRTPNRKVKRKRLEGETTTTETTEKDAVAKDSPPVCSASGIARNSDNMKPPKLESKCNCIIM, from the exons ATGGATAATAGTCAAAGAGCTAGTAGAAGCAGTGCAAGCCCAAGTAGGCTTAGCCCATCGCCACGCTCTATGGGAAGGACAAGATCATCTAGTTCAGCTTCTCGCTCTAGCCCACCACTTGCTGTTCAATCACAAACGCCATCACGAAGATCGTCAACCCCTCCGATTGCTAAGACATTAACACCTCCTCGAAGGTCTCCAAGTCCTGTCTCAAGGAGGATGAGTACTGGTTCAAGTGGTCCAACTTTGAATGGAACAAGAGGAGCTTCACCAGTGAAACCTAATCGCAGATCTTCTTCACCAAAGCTGCATGGATGGCAATCAAATGTTCCTGGTTTCCCTTTCGATGCGCCTTCAAACCTTCGCACATCTCTAACTGATCGTCCAGTATGCCGGTCAAGGGGTGGATCACCTTCATCTTTTAGTGGACTAGAAAAGGGTTCAAGAGGTAGAAGACAGTCAATGTCTCCCACTCCATCTAGAAGAGCCAATTCATCTCACAGCATTGAACGGGACCGAATGAGCTCTTACAGCAAAGCTTCTGCAACATCATCTGGTGAGGATGATCTGGATTCTATGCAGTCTGTACCAATTAGCTACTCCAGTAGCCCAGTTGTGAAAAAGAGCTTGGTTGTGATGAAAACCAGAACCATTGCATCATCAAAGAATCTGTCCAAAAATTTCACACCTAGTTCTGTCCCGAAGCGGTCATTTGACTCTGCACTTTGGTTGATG GATCACCGCAAAGCTCCACAAGATAGGTTCCGACCACTTCTATCAGGTGCCCCTGCCAGCACATTTGGGGCTGGGAATGGAATTGATGTGCACAAACCTATGTTCTCACACAATTCCTCTTTGACAACTAGCAGCAATGCAAGCTCTTACCATGGTGCCACTTTTGGCTCTTATACGCCTGGCAGCCAAGAGCAACGTGATTTGGTTGGTGAATGGGAAGAAGATGATAGTTCTCGGGGTCATGAGGAtatatttatgtttgataaattGGATGAGCTAAATGAAGAAGCCATTCATTACAAGAGCACGGAATCTACGGATAATTCACTGGTCATAGTAAAACATCTAGTAAGTGGAAGACAGGACTTGGAAGGAAGCAGAAGACCTAATCAGTCCTTATGCCATTCTACTGATAGTTCTCAGGTTGGCAATAGTAAAATTGCTACTTGCTCTAGATGTGGGAAGTTATTTGATGCGATGGATGTGGATGAAGAGGGTGTCTATTGTGATGTATGTGCTGCAAAGGTTGGGAATATCTTCACTGGTTCTACTGTACAAACTATAGGAGAAGAAAACCAGCAATATGATAAAACTGCAAAATTGAAACGTTGCATCGCATCTGATCCTCCCATACCCACAGATTGTATAGGCTATAGCAAAGAAGTATCTCTTGATCATCAACTAGTGAACAGTGAATCTTACACTGATTGCCTGGATCAGGTCCCTCCAATTCACTCAATGGGTCACACACCTCAGGAAATGCTACTGGGGCAGGAGGAAAAGATAGACGCAGAGCATAGAAAGAAACATGTTGGGGACTCATTAGGAAATACAAACGATATTTCCTTTCATCGATCTAGTGTGACTGAATGTGAAGAAACAGAACCAACATCTGTGGGGCATGACCTTTTCATCCGAGACCAAATGGATAACCATAATCATGGATTGTCCCAATGTAATGAAACTGTCTCTGAAACTATGACCAGTGACAATTCTCCACAACTGGGATCAACTACATATCAAAATCCTAAACTTGAAACTACTGAGGGTACTGGGATATCAGTATTGTTAGTCCCTAAGTCAAACAGCAATAAATGGCCTGTTGTAGAAGGGAGGGCCCTGGCTGCTACAAGTATTCTCTGTTCAGAACCCTATTATGCAAGAGATGGTGTCAGTATGATGAAGCGTAGCTTTGGACTGGACAGCTCTTCAGCTGCTTCTTCCAGTGATCTCGGGTCTTCGAGGCAATCAACTATATGTTTTGAGCGCCTTAGGAGTGGTAAGAGGGGTGACTTTGAGAAGTCTCAGATAAGCAGTACTATGAGTCGTCAAAGCATTGCTTCTGTGTCAGATATGTCAATTTGTAGCTCTTCAGCTTCACTTTGCCCTCAGAGTGATGCAGTAGGAGGTTCCTGTTTCCCAATTGACACTTTGGAAAGCAGTACTTCAAGAACATTGATCTCTTCTGAAGAAAATGATGCTTTTTGTAAGGATGCTTTGCCAAGTGCTATGGAATATTCGTCTTCTTCACAGGTTATTGCCGATGATGACAGTCCCGTTGACTTGAAAAGTGAGCTAGGAGATACAACAGTTGAGAATCATAGTGCTGGCAGAATGGCTGACGTGGATCATACCAGTACAAATATGTATTCTTTAGATACTGAAATGCCAAGTGATACCCGAGAGTCATCAGGCCCAGAGGAAAGTTGCATGCCTGAAACTGAAGAGGATACTTATGCCATCAGTCAGTGCAATAAAGGTAGTGCCCCCGGACATTCAAGTGATGAGAACAACTTTGATGATATTCAAATGCAGTCCGAAATAGTTCAGGGTTCAGCTGAGGAAAACAGATTGGATGATTGTTGCATGTCTGCCATCTCCGAGGAGGACGTGTTGATTTCTGGACAAGAAGCTGACATAAGGAAACTTCCCAATGATG AAGAATTTTGTGCGGAAGTAGAAGGATCAAGGAAACAAATCCAGAGATGCTTCACATTGGAAGAGGCTGCTGATACAATTCTCTTCTGTAGTTCTATTGTCCATGACCTTGCATACAAGGCTGCGACTATTGCATTGGAAAACAAGAAGGAATCAGAGTTTGTCGACTCTATTCGCCCAACTGTTACAATAGTCGGTGGATCTTTTCCTAAGGAAGAGAGTTTACCAAAGCTGCCTCACAGACGAACTCCAAATCGTAAGGTCAAAAGGAAAAGATTGGAAGGTGAAACAACTACAACGGAAACTACAGAGAAAGATGCTGTTGCGAAAGACTCCCCCCCTGTATGTTCTGCATCGGGTATTGCAAGGAATTCTGAtaatatgaaacctccaaagctGGAGTCCAAGTGCAACTGTATAATCATGTAA
- the LOC136508208 gene encoding probable GPI-anchored adhesin-like protein PGA55 isoform X2 has protein sequence MRGTKLKRPGKMPPSPSLRRSRSPARETYHKRTNSFGNVLPAKSKDDELALFSDMQKVETESFLLEPSEDFDDSIAKLSYFPEVKLGVNIPAHGESHDLLNADGDKNDYEWLLTPPETPLFRSLDDEENQSITQVSRGRAQSKPIQISRSSTMDNSQRASRSSASPSRLSPSPRSMGRTRSSSSASRSSPPLAVQSQTPSRRSSTPPIAKTLTPPRRSPSPVSRRMSTGSSGPTLNGTRGASPVKPNRRSSSPKLHGWQSNVPGFPFDAPSNLRTSLTDRPVCRSRGGSPSSFSGLEKGSRGRRQSMSPTPSRRANSSHSIERDRMSSYSKASATSSGEDDLDSMQSVPISYSSSPVVKKSLVVMKTRTIASSKNLSKNFTPSSVPKRSFDSALWLMDHRKAPQDRFRPLLSGAPASTFGAGNGIDVHKPMFSHNSSLTTSSNASSYHGATFGSYTPGSQEQRDLVGEWEEDDSSRGHEDIFMFDKLDELNEEAIHYKSTESTDNSLVIVKHLVSGRQDLEGSRRPNQSLCHSTDSSQVGNSKIATCSRCGKLFDAMDVDEEGVYCDVCAAKVGNIFTGSTVQTIGEENQQYDKTAKLKRCIASDPPIPTDCIGYSKEVSLDHQLVNSESYTDCLDQVPPIHSMGHTPQEMLLGQEEKIDAEHRKKHVGDSLGNTNDISFHRSSVTECEETEPTSVGHDLFIRDQMDNHNHGLSQCNETVSETMTSDNSPQLGSTTYQNPKLETTEGTGISVLLVPKSNSNKWPVVEGRALAATSILCSEPYYARDGVSMMKRSFGLDSSSAASSSDLGSSRQSTICFERLRSGKRGDFEKSQISSTMSRQSIASVSDMSICSSSASLCPQSDAVGGSCFPIDTLESSTSRTLISSEENDAFCKDALPSAMEYSSSSQVIADDDSPVDLKSELGDTTVENHSAGRMADVDHTSTNMYSLDTEMPSDTRESSGPEESCMPETEEDTYAISQCNKGSAPGHSSDENNFDDIQMQSEIVQGSAEENRLDDCCMSAISEEDVLISGQEADIRKLPNDEEFCAEVEGSRKQIQRCFTLEEAADTILFCSSIVHDLAYKAATIALENKKESEFVDSIRPTVTIVGGSFPKEESLPKLPHRRTPNRKVKRKRLEGETTTTETTEKDAVAKDSPPVCSASGIARNSDNMKPPKLESKCNCIIM, from the exons ATGCGG GGTACCAAGCTTAAGAGGCCAGGAAAAATGCCACCGTCACCCTCACTGAGGAGATCAAGGTCTCCTGCACGGGAGACTTATCACAAGAGGACCAACAGTTTCGGAAATGTGCTTCCTGCGAAATCAAAGGATGACGAACTCGCTTTGTTCTCTGATATGCAGAAAGTTGAGACGGAGAGCTTCTTACTGGAACCGTCAGAGGATTTTGATGACTCAATCG CAAAATTGAGCTATTTCCCGGAAGTAAAACTTGGTGTTAACATTCCTGCCCATGGAGAAAGCCATGATTTGCTTAATGCGGACGGCGATAAAAATGATTATGAGTG GTTATTAACTCCTCCAGAAACTCCACTTTTTCGATCTTTGGATGACGAAGAAAACCAATCCATCACTCAGGTTTCTAGGGGCAGAGCTCAGAGCAAGCCTATACAAATTTCAAGATCATCCACG ATGGATAATAGTCAAAGAGCTAGTAGAAGCAGTGCAAGCCCAAGTAGGCTTAGCCCATCGCCACGCTCTATGGGAAGGACAAGATCATCTAGTTCAGCTTCTCGCTCTAGCCCACCACTTGCTGTTCAATCACAAACGCCATCACGAAGATCGTCAACCCCTCCGATTGCTAAGACATTAACACCTCCTCGAAGGTCTCCAAGTCCTGTCTCAAGGAGGATGAGTACTGGTTCAAGTGGTCCAACTTTGAATGGAACAAGAGGAGCTTCACCAGTGAAACCTAATCGCAGATCTTCTTCACCAAAGCTGCATGGATGGCAATCAAATGTTCCTGGTTTCCCTTTCGATGCGCCTTCAAACCTTCGCACATCTCTAACTGATCGTCCAGTATGCCGGTCAAGGGGTGGATCACCTTCATCTTTTAGTGGACTAGAAAAGGGTTCAAGAGGTAGAAGACAGTCAATGTCTCCCACTCCATCTAGAAGAGCCAATTCATCTCACAGCATTGAACGGGACCGAATGAGCTCTTACAGCAAAGCTTCTGCAACATCATCTGGTGAGGATGATCTGGATTCTATGCAGTCTGTACCAATTAGCTACTCCAGTAGCCCAGTTGTGAAAAAGAGCTTGGTTGTGATGAAAACCAGAACCATTGCATCATCAAAGAATCTGTCCAAAAATTTCACACCTAGTTCTGTCCCGAAGCGGTCATTTGACTCTGCACTTTGGTTGATG GATCACCGCAAAGCTCCACAAGATAGGTTCCGACCACTTCTATCAGGTGCCCCTGCCAGCACATTTGGGGCTGGGAATGGAATTGATGTGCACAAACCTATGTTCTCACACAATTCCTCTTTGACAACTAGCAGCAATGCAAGCTCTTACCATGGTGCCACTTTTGGCTCTTATACGCCTGGCAGCCAAGAGCAACGTGATTTGGTTGGTGAATGGGAAGAAGATGATAGTTCTCGGGGTCATGAGGAtatatttatgtttgataaattGGATGAGCTAAATGAAGAAGCCATTCATTACAAGAGCACGGAATCTACGGATAATTCACTGGTCATAGTAAAACATCTAGTAAGTGGAAGACAGGACTTGGAAGGAAGCAGAAGACCTAATCAGTCCTTATGCCATTCTACTGATAGTTCTCAGGTTGGCAATAGTAAAATTGCTACTTGCTCTAGATGTGGGAAGTTATTTGATGCGATGGATGTGGATGAAGAGGGTGTCTATTGTGATGTATGTGCTGCAAAGGTTGGGAATATCTTCACTGGTTCTACTGTACAAACTATAGGAGAAGAAAACCAGCAATATGATAAAACTGCAAAATTGAAACGTTGCATCGCATCTGATCCTCCCATACCCACAGATTGTATAGGCTATAGCAAAGAAGTATCTCTTGATCATCAACTAGTGAACAGTGAATCTTACACTGATTGCCTGGATCAGGTCCCTCCAATTCACTCAATGGGTCACACACCTCAGGAAATGCTACTGGGGCAGGAGGAAAAGATAGACGCAGAGCATAGAAAGAAACATGTTGGGGACTCATTAGGAAATACAAACGATATTTCCTTTCATCGATCTAGTGTGACTGAATGTGAAGAAACAGAACCAACATCTGTGGGGCATGACCTTTTCATCCGAGACCAAATGGATAACCATAATCATGGATTGTCCCAATGTAATGAAACTGTCTCTGAAACTATGACCAGTGACAATTCTCCACAACTGGGATCAACTACATATCAAAATCCTAAACTTGAAACTACTGAGGGTACTGGGATATCAGTATTGTTAGTCCCTAAGTCAAACAGCAATAAATGGCCTGTTGTAGAAGGGAGGGCCCTGGCTGCTACAAGTATTCTCTGTTCAGAACCCTATTATGCAAGAGATGGTGTCAGTATGATGAAGCGTAGCTTTGGACTGGACAGCTCTTCAGCTGCTTCTTCCAGTGATCTCGGGTCTTCGAGGCAATCAACTATATGTTTTGAGCGCCTTAGGAGTGGTAAGAGGGGTGACTTTGAGAAGTCTCAGATAAGCAGTACTATGAGTCGTCAAAGCATTGCTTCTGTGTCAGATATGTCAATTTGTAGCTCTTCAGCTTCACTTTGCCCTCAGAGTGATGCAGTAGGAGGTTCCTGTTTCCCAATTGACACTTTGGAAAGCAGTACTTCAAGAACATTGATCTCTTCTGAAGAAAATGATGCTTTTTGTAAGGATGCTTTGCCAAGTGCTATGGAATATTCGTCTTCTTCACAGGTTATTGCCGATGATGACAGTCCCGTTGACTTGAAAAGTGAGCTAGGAGATACAACAGTTGAGAATCATAGTGCTGGCAGAATGGCTGACGTGGATCATACCAGTACAAATATGTATTCTTTAGATACTGAAATGCCAAGTGATACCCGAGAGTCATCAGGCCCAGAGGAAAGTTGCATGCCTGAAACTGAAGAGGATACTTATGCCATCAGTCAGTGCAATAAAGGTAGTGCCCCCGGACATTCAAGTGATGAGAACAACTTTGATGATATTCAAATGCAGTCCGAAATAGTTCAGGGTTCAGCTGAGGAAAACAGATTGGATGATTGTTGCATGTCTGCCATCTCCGAGGAGGACGTGTTGATTTCTGGACAAGAAGCTGACATAAGGAAACTTCCCAATGATG AAGAATTTTGTGCGGAAGTAGAAGGATCAAGGAAACAAATCCAGAGATGCTTCACATTGGAAGAGGCTGCTGATACAATTCTCTTCTGTAGTTCTATTGTCCATGACCTTGCATACAAGGCTGCGACTATTGCATTGGAAAACAAGAAGGAATCAGAGTTTGTCGACTCTATTCGCCCAACTGTTACAATAGTCGGTGGATCTTTTCCTAAGGAAGAGAGTTTACCAAAGCTGCCTCACAGACGAACTCCAAATCGTAAGGTCAAAAGGAAAAGATTGGAAGGTGAAACAACTACAACGGAAACTACAGAGAAAGATGCTGTTGCGAAAGACTCCCCCCCTGTATGTTCTGCATCGGGTATTGCAAGGAATTCTGAtaatatgaaacctccaaagctGGAGTCCAAGTGCAACTGTATAATCATGTAA